DNA sequence from the Electrophorus electricus isolate fEleEle1 chromosome 19, fEleEle1.pri, whole genome shotgun sequence genome:
TACGGAGAGAGGATGTGTGGAGATACATAAAGCATTGGATACAtcttaaaagtacaaaagtCAAATATCCTTTCAAGCCCTATAGTCAGATTATGTGGTCCTGGTCCCATTGCTTCACTCAACCTCTTAGGatactttgtgtattttttatctCATCTGAGATCAAACTGATGCGGTACTGTGTTGTAAGTCCATTGCATTATGACAGACCAGACTACCACCTCATTAAGATATTTGTTATATTAGTTGCTGAATCGCATAATACTGAATTACTTTTAATTTGATGGACTATTCTCCATGGGAATTACTATAATTTATGTTATTGATGATAATATAGTCACAATCAGTACATTTACTTTAGCacatatctctctccctctctctctctctctccctctctctctctctctccctctctctctctctcagggatcTATCTGTAATGACTGTGTCTATACATTCTTCTGCTGTCCCTGCGTTTGGTGCCAAATGTCACGGGAGATGAACAAACACCAGGCTGCATTCGTCAAAGGAGCACGACACTAAACACCTGCTTCATCATCATCCTGCACCTCCttctcctcatcttcatcatcatcagttGCATAATAGTTGCAAAGTGaatttatctgtctgtctgtctgccagtcagtctgtctgcctgtctgcctgtaagtcaataaaatatcaataaaaacTGATTTTCAAGCTagttttttagttatttatattttgttactGTAATAAGTTAATATGTAGCACACTGTATGTAGCAGTTACAGTTCTAGAAGTTATCTAGAAGTTACAGTTCCACACCTGTTATTTGACTGCTCTTTGATCTCATTCCTGATTAGTAGGTAATGTACTTATTGTAAACTAAGACTAAACTAAGACTACCCATGAGGCTTTTCACAAACATGGGTTTAgagtgcttaaggtacttgactagtaatcataaAGTTGCCAgatcaagcctcaccactgccaagttgccactgttgggcccttgagcaagacccttaaccctcaattgctcaagttgtgttcagtgtAATTATTGTAGGGTAATGTTTATTACACTAATATTGTCAccctagtacttattgtttattgcacttatcattgtctaagatagagtttatgtattttgtacttctaggcatcagcagtaatccctgtatttctacagtattctagttcattcgtatgtttgattctaacatactgtactgtactaggatgttctatgagtaaatgacaaagcacttttgtaagtcactctggataagagcgtctgctaaatgccaaaaatgtaaatgtaaatgtctcatGtctaggagattagtggaggctCCTTCACAAGAGATGGTCTCTACATTATTCTGGAGGTTTCTGAAGTTATATATTAGGCACTGTTTGAgttgtaggatgataagtcagcaccaaaggaattcttgttgtcTTAACAGTAGATTGGTTATAGGTCAATCGGTTCtttctctgaacaggtaaatcATAATCAAAAGCATAACCTATGAGGGAGTTATggagaaaattatatatatatatatatatatatatatatatatatatatatatatatatatatatatatatatatatatatgtgtgtgtgtgtgtgtgtgtgtgtgtgtgtgtgtgtgtgtgtgtgtgtgtgtgtgtaataagccagagccactagagggagctgCCTGTATGCTAATGTTGTGGAACTGATCCGAACACACGAGGTACCTATAGTAATACAATATTTCCTGAAGAGGGCAGCATAGCATTTAGCAAAATCACCTTTGTTCAAACAATTTAGTGACCATTCTCAGTGTATGAAATCAGAATAGGCCCATGTGTcctgaaaatatgaaaacaaagagGATAATGCGAAATGTTTTTAAGACACGATATGAGACAATAATTTTCTATATTAATGATTTTACTTTGTATGGCAGAGCACGATATTTAATAAGACCACCAGAGGGAGCCTTCTTCACAACTTTCAGGCATTCTCAAAGCAACTGATGGAAGTAACTGCTTACCAATAATTGCTGTGCTTTACTGTACTTTGCcaattttaatctaaaatgtgcattttattaatatatttaaataaaggtgCTTTCATTTAAgattaattttaaacattttactttgtGCCTACTACTTTTTTTCTAGTTGTATCCTATTAGCGTAACAAtcacttacagcatttagctgatgcttttacccaaagcaatttacaattatgactgaacacaacttgagcaattgagggttaagggtcttgctcaggggcccaacagtggcaacttggcagtggtgatgcttgaactggcaactttatgattactagtcaagtaccttaagcactgagccaCTAGAATGAATCTGAAGGATCCCACCTTCCCACCCACAGTTCTCCAAAGATATAAGCCCATGTTTGTGAAAAACCTTGGGTGTAAGGTCTTAGTTGAGCACTTACAATTAAATGCTTAATCTTGTTGCGTTATTGTTTCCCAGTGTAGTTTCTTAATGCAGTACTTCATTTTTAGTTACATAGGTTCTCTCTAAGGGAACAGTACTTGCGTTTTAATATAGTATTGTCAGTTGTGCAAGTGgagaaaagtaaacaaaaatgaatggaGTGGAAGGCACCATTGAAAGTTTGAGACTGTTTAAGAATATGCTCTCTGctgcatttgtgtatatgatTAGTTTATTTATAGACTGGTCGGGGTTGCCCTATTGACTAGACTAACACAAAACATGGTCACCTTAACCAAAGATGTTCTATTTTTTGTGAAGAATCCTGTGATTAATTGGGAATGATACTGCGAAGATTTATCGGGGTAAAGACTGGGTAATCACATTGAAATCTATCAATAAAAACTGTACGGCATGTACCCATCTAACCTGCTCTAGTGCTGAGAATGTGCAGTTTGATGTTAATCTTTTGAGACCctatggtctgtgtgtgcgtgtgagcatgtataTGCGTTTTTACGTATTTGCGTACGTGTGTGCTTGGGCAAGTGTCCCTGTCATATAAAACCGCGCATTCCTTTACTACCAGGTTCAGTCACGCACTCTCGTCACTGTCTACTGGACCATCCAACTGTCTCCTGTACCTTAACACATCGCTCAGGTAAGTCGCTAGAAGGACAAGGAGACATAACACAGCATACTGAATGAGCAATCAAAAATGCTTTATATTCAGTACCAAAACATTTGATATTGAACATTTACATGTATTATTGTGTAATAGTTATAGAATAAAACTCTGTCAGGGTCTTCCAGAGATGCACAATATATTGTTCTATTTGCCAACGTATGAAATATTGCCTctagaaaaatattttcttaaaataaacattttcagttttaggATTACTTATCCATAAGACCTAATCAAATCAAGCATTTCAGGAGGGAGATATGAATGAACAAGTGTTAATGTAACTTTGGACTTTTCCTTTTTAGACAAGTAACCATGGCAACTAAGATGGTCATCCAGCAACCCAAGCCGCTTGTTGTGGCTCCAGGTTCAGACCAGTGGAGCACCAGCATCTGCGAGTGTGACACCGTCAACGACTGTGAGCAGAGAAACACCTTTATTATATCTCAGTGTAGCAGCAGGACCTCACATTAGCTCCTAGTGGCACTGAGTTCCTCTCTAATAGTCTGGACTTTTCACACTACATGATCTCATAATGGTGGTTCGAGGCCTTCGGATTTACACCAAGGACAGCAGCgatgctgtggtgtgtgtgtgggggggggggggggggggtatgtgtgtgtgtgtgtgtgtgtgtgtgtgtgggtgtgtgtgggtgggtgtgtatgtgtgtgtgggtgtatgtgtgtgtgtgtgtgtgtgggtgtgtgtgtgtgtgggtgggtgtgtgtgtgtgtgtgtgtgtgtgtgtgtgtgtgtgtgtgtgtgtgtgtgtgtgtgtttgtgtgtgtgtgtggtgtaatcaGCGGGGatttgtgttgtgtgcgtgcaggtTGCTTTGCACTGTGGTGCTTCCCCTGCTTCGCCTGCATTACGGCCCGGGACCAcggtgagtgtctgtgtctccCCCTGCTAGATGCTTTCGGCCTCATCCCCCCAATCACCATGTCCATGCGGGTGTCCGTCAGACGCACCTACGGCATTGAGGTAAGTCCACTTCTGACTGGTCAAGTGCTTCATTTCTACATCAATTGTTTGACTATCAGTCGGCTTCTGCATTACTCAGGTGCAGTACTTTGATCAGAGAATGGTCAGAGGATATCAATCCATAATATCAtgaatgtaatatgtaatactAGACATTGTTGTCTCCAGGAACCATCCAGATTCCTTTTCATTGTTTCTTGACGTTGTTCACGTTTCGGTCAAAACTTAAACGTTTAATGTATGAATCACTGGTTAAACGTTTTGCAGCTGTGTGCTTTTCCTCATGCCCCTGTCTGGCTCTTCCTCCAGGACTCCCTGTGCAACGACTGTGTGTATGCCTGCTGCTGCGGCCCGTGTTCCTGGTGTCAGATCCGCCGCGAGCTGAAGGCGCGCCACCATCCTGTCACTCTGTTCCACAACCGAGCCAAATGATTCGGCGAAACGCCACTTTCAAAATTCTCCGTAACCACCTGGACAATTGATACTGTCGTCAGAATCAAAGAAGACATACCGGGGACGCGGACTACAAACAAATCCATTGTAAACGTCTAATCTAATGAGCCAGCCCGGTCTCACTCGTTACTCGTCTAGCTGGAGATGCTAGCGTCTGCGCCTTTGTAATCCCTCTATGGGTGTCAGGGCTGAGGTGAGGAGGTGTAGCGTGGACTACTGTTTGGCCAAGCTCATGACCAAACTCATACCTGAAGACTGAAGCCTCCTAAAAACATTCTGTAATATATTCTGCAGCTGTTTTGGTGTTAGACATTTGATTCCTTTAGCGATTCTTCTCATttaagtgtgtttgttcacTAATTCCTTCTCAACTACCATCCTAATTGTGCTGATTCTTATAGATTCTTGTTATATTTGTCTCAAATTCATCAGCAAAATGTTTGTTCCTGAAGCTTCCGTATCAGGATGTAATTATAgatactgaaataaaattgtGATAAACTTTCTCCTGTTTTTTCAGTCTGTATTTTCCAACTCAAACTaatcagaaacatttttttttaaatctgaaaatattaattttcagtGCCATTGATGATaactataacaataatatacagGATAATAATCATATAATTACAGAAGGTTACATATCAACCAGTGTGCTTTACCAGCCTCTCTGTCAGAGCACTTGGAGCTGTATGGATTGCTTTGGCATTTCTCAAAGTGTTGTCTGGAGCATGTATGTTTGTCCTGGGCATTCCCATTTTCCATTTATTCCCACAGCCAGTCCCAGCTGAATCCCGGGCCATCAAGTCCTCTATGCTGCTTTCAGGCCAGCACAGAAGACCATAATAGACGCGTGTTGTCCACCTGATCAACCCataatgcatgcatgcatttctgACCTGGTGGTAGCTGAAAGCTCCTCACATGTGGCTCGGAACAAAGTGCATAGCTGCCACAGCACTGACCATTCTGCAATGCCAACTGCTGTGTAAATCATCACGCATTTGACTTGTTAGACAAATCAGTCTTAAAGACTTGGAAATTAGCCAATAAGTGTGAATGCAATTTTTTCTGTGAAATACATACCTCAAGATTGCAGGAATGTGTCATTAACAAGATAAGGTGCACTGTTAGCTCCCTTCACACTGAACTGTGCTTCATTCCACTAACTATGCAATCTGTATCTGTGCAACTTTCTGATGGCCAGAAAAGATAAAAAGTTCCACGAAATCATCTAGATAGTTTCTTCCTGTACTTTCACTTAACTAATGTTTGGGTATTTCCATTTGCAATAAAATgtcaattaaatttttttaaagccaccATCAACAACATTACacaaagaatatgaaaatatggaGAATATGGGGAGGTTTGTGGGGGGTTTTCACTGGTTCAGAATCAAACATTCACCTTGAGATTGCACTGGCACACCTTTGAACAAACTTGCAAGTacttctttttgtctttgtgcttCTAAGCAGGAACATCATAATTCATCCAAATGTATTATCCAATCAATCTGGCCATTTTCTCAGTGTTTACATCACTAGCACGTCTGGCTGGACGGCTTGCAGAAAATCAGCTCTTTGATAAGCATTCCAcggcgtgagtgtgtgtgtgtgtgtgtgtgtgtgtgtgtgtgtgtgtgtgtgtgtgtgtgtgtgtgtgtgtgagtgtgtatgtgagtgtgtgtgtgtgtgtgtgagtgtgtatgtgagtgtgtgtgagtgtgtgtgtgtatgtgtgtgtgtgtgtgtgtgtgagtgtgtgtgtgtgagtgtgtgtgtgtgtgagtgtgtgtatgtgtgtgtgtgtgtgtgtgtgtgtgtgtatgtgtgtgtgagtgtgtgtgagtgtgtgtatgtgtgtgtgtgtgtgagtgtgtgtgtgtgtgtgtgagtgtgtgtgtgtgtgagtgtgtgtgtgtgtgtgtgtgtgagtgtgtgtgagtgtgtgtgtgtgtgtgtgtgtgtgtgtgtgtgtgtgtgtgtgtgtgtgtgtgtgtgtgtgttcacctatGTGTGCCCATGTTAATGTGAGCCCTGCCATTCCTGGCCACCTCCCTCCCTGTTTAAATAAAACGCTCCAGTTGACTTTCCGGGGTGTCATTCTGCTTTCAGTCCTCTGCACGGACTCCACTCCCAGGTAAGATACCTGACAGCAATAGTTATGCAGTTAAAGACATATGAACAGACAGGGGATTTTAGTGTCTTTCATTAAAATacactatttacatttatttcaaaatattctgttattttttattgttagttTTATAGAGTCTTTGGCATATCTTAAACATATCAaatagtatatgtgtgtgcagtggtagctccgtggttaaggtacttgatttataagtggaaggttgtgggttcactgttgccactgttgggcccctgagcaaggcccttaaccctccagttgtactcagtcataattgtaagttgcttgaataaaagcatcagttaaatgtaataacaaaaTTGCAAAGGAAAAGTTTTAATTCGAAACATGATctgatcaaatattttattttattgaattatttGTTCCCGTTTTGTTTAGTCTACTTTTTTCCCGTTTTTCTCCCATAAAGtctttgccatggcaaccaaaATGGTCATCCAGCAACCTAGGCCACTTGTAGTGGCTGCTGCCTCTGATCAGTGGAGCACCAGCATCTGTGAGTGTGACAGCGTCAACgaatgtgagtgtgaaagacatcacacacagcaacacaatgcTGATTTATATGATCGATTTTGTATGCAGGGATAACGCTTCAGTTAAGTTCAGTAAAATGTGTATTACAATGACAAGTATTTTAAGTCTGTGTGCAATATTGGTGATAGTCAGGCTAAGATTGGTTTTGGGCATTAATATACTGTAGCATAAGCAGAGGGCAGGAATCCTGCCCAACCTAGAACCCAGCTCTTAAATTTGGAAATCATGTGTCCTGACCACCAGACGAAAGAGCACTTAGGACTAAGCTTTAAAGTCAgtcattattattgtgtgttcTTATTGTGCGCGTGTCTGCAGGTTGTTTCTCGGTGTGGTGCTTCCCCTGCTTTGCCTGCATCGCAGCCCGGGACCACGGCGAGtgcctctgtctccccctgctGGACACTTTTGGCCTCATCCCTCCAATCACTCTCTCTATGAGGGTGTCCCTGCGCCGCCGCTATGGTATCAAGGTGAGGACAATCATAACAAACCGCTGCGCACATCACCAAATGCAAGAGCTTATCAATCAGCTTTAGAATATACAATTTGCTGTTTGTAGCCTTAAtgaactaaatatttttaatgcatgtatataaagtGAATCAGTAGTGTGTCTTCAGCTGTGGGCAAGCACATTAAATGAAGTCTTCCTCCTTCTTCATCAGGACACCATTTGCAATGACTGTGTGTACGCCTTCTTCTGCGGTCCGTGTAGCTGGTGCCAGATCAGACGTGAGATGAAGGCGAGGCTTCATCCAGTCACCCTGCTGAACAACAGACCAACTGGCTAAACGCCCCAAACCCTCATTATcgctatcatcatcatcatcttcgtCACAGCTGCTGTCGTCTTATCCTTACCGCCATCATCATGAGCCAGCTTCAGCTGTACTGTGCCATAATGGAATCAGGAGTTTCGATCACCACtctttccccacacacactgatctgaaACCAGTCTTCAGTTTGACTGGGCCATGGCATGGAATGCTGCTCGCATGTGAAGATTGGAGCCTCCTAATCTGATAACATCAATATCTATGTCTTGTGTAGTAGTGTATCATAGTAACAGCTTTCAAAAAGTCAACTGTACTTAAATAATTTCTGTAGAATTTAAAATAACTGAGTCAAAATTAACCAGGATCTAAGTCTGATTTTAAAGTTCTTTTAAACGTCCTACTTTTGCTTAAAGAATATTTATTCCAAAGCTGTATTGAGAATGTAGTGCTGATTCCTTGTTTTCACGGCCTTTCCTTGGGAAATCCTCTTTATTCAGGCCTTATACTAAAGTATTGATTTGCACAAAAGGGTCCTTATGGAAATTGTCacacataaaatgtatataaaatgataattgAAAGTTAAACTACAAATTATGTTAACTTTACCtatcaataaaactattttaaagcaACCTTTTCTGACTTTTGCTGTTCATTATGTCTGTTACACAATTTTGGCTCACGCCTTTTCTAACTAGCCTCAAATCCGCAGCTTATTTGTGCAGACCTTCCGTGGTGCGGGAGCAGAGGCGACTGTGCGATTACAGGATGGAGGAGAACTGGAATGAACGTCGAGGCTGGAGTTCTGAGTGGCCTCTGTAGGTGGGAGAAGCTGACCAGAGGGGTGTGAGCCCTGTCATGGAGGAAGTCGGAGAGTTAGGCAGTACAAATagggaggaagaagagcagAATTTCAGACATGGTCTTTGCCCCAAACTCTGACAGTTACTCCATAGCTCCATTTATCAAGCCATTTCAATGCTGAAATGGATGTTGGGGAATTTTAGGGAACAGTTGTCCcttctgggtttgtttgttttttcagtaatAAGAATTATATTCTTCAAAAATCtttgaatgttattttttgtaataTACCATGCATACTGTGTTCATGAATTAATTCGCGCCAGGATCATTTGGCTTCaatgctttgctttgctttgctctgGAGTGTTTCTCCATGTTCCTCTGGAGTTCAGTGTCTGACATTTCAGagtgctgttctctctcctggGTTGGCATCTCTTGTTTCATTAcccagtgtttttgttttggcctgTACTTCCCTCCAATATCACTCGCTATGTGAGCATGGAAGACACGGCTAAAGTTTGAATGATAAGCCTACGAGTGAAATGAGcttgaattttattttcaatttggAAAGGAATACCTTTTCATGGACAAGACACCAAAAACCagatctatatctatagatctAATGAACTATATAAAAGTGCTTCACTTCACAGGGAGGGGTGGCCACTAGCTGCTTATGTCCCACCCTCTGCGAGATCTGTTACTAGGACCGCATACcccaaaaatatataaacaggcTGTATATCACCTTGACCTTAGTCAACGCCCGGGGGACGCTCACTGCACCTCCACCCATGGTGGTGGGCCTCCTGGTAGCTGTGACAGCCTCTCTGCCCACCATAGTTCCCCAGTCCACTATAATGAGAAGCCTGACGGGCTGAGATGAAGTCTGAGGGGTCTCTGAACTAAACACACCGTCAGGCTGTTAGAATTACACACGCTTCTTTACACCAAATGCAGTCTAATTGCTCAGAGCACTTGTCAAATTGCAAGGTGGTGACAGAAGAGCAGTGGAGCAGGTTTTCTCGGTGAGATTTGTGAGCGCAGGCATATGCTCACATACACAACGATCAACTCAAACACACGGTCATAGTCACCTGTGCATAAtccacatacatgcatgcacatacacagtgcAATTAGGCGAACGGAACAGACTTTAggtttactgtgtgtatgatcaattgtaaattgtaaatatgtAAAGAGTGTGGCAGATGTAATTAATGAGGAACCCTTAAAATGTCACCCGGCCATTCTGTTACAGTATCCCTCTTAGACTACTGAAAGGAGtgtcctttttgttttaaatttatgaCTTTTTCTGGGCATGGCAGGACCACGGTACTCTGAAAAATAACTCAAACCATTAGAAAGCACAATAGGCCAATCCCCAGAGATTTCCAATCCGAATGCGGGCCTGTATGACTGAGGGAGGATATTGTTGTACCTGCTTGATAGGAGCAGAAAGGAGCAATAGAGAGACAGGAAGCTGGAGTCTTCTGATAAAGCACATGCACTGACTCATACGCTGGAGACTTAATCACTATTAAACCTGCTTTTGTTCTCATTCtggctcctctcctgctcttctaCTTCTCACCATGGCAATAAAAATAGGGACCGAGGGGGAAAAGCACGCACAAATCACTatagtgggggtttttttccaaaatgcaGTACAATATGTTGTAGTTATCATACTGTGATTTTTCTTGTTATGTTACTTGCATGGTTTGGCTTCAGCTGAGTTCTCCTATGTTACCCCACTGCTGCGTTCCCTGATTCCCTATAGCAGTTCGCATCAGGTTTAAAACACTGACGCTGTCCTACAAAGCACAAACCCTGTTCTGGCATCATACCGCCTTTAAGCCTCTAGAACTGCTCGACTCGAGCCACCATGCCTCAAGATTCAAAGAAGATATGCATCAAGActtttctctgtcctggcacccaggtggtggaatgaactttcCTGGACTGGCTGTCTTCAGACAgagactgaagactcacctgttcactgagtcactaagcacttacatattaacatttttactgtCGTCTTTTCCACTGTAGCCAGGGCTTAATAATGATGATATATTTACTACTGACCTAGCTATTCTCACATGAAGATATGTATTCCAAATCACTTACATAAGTTACTCTGAGCAAGGAcctctgccaaatgctgtaacgTTCTAACGTAAGGTTCTAATTCTGAAAGGACCTATTGATATTTTAATCACAAACACATAGTATGgtgcaacaaaaaaacaactatctgaaatattaatattaaataaatgcattgtttgTCTTAAAGCATGGTACCTATGTAAGTTAATTCAGTTTTTGCTAAGATTCTTTTCCACCAGGGCAACTAGACCTCgaatcatttaaaatgtctatttccttttaatataattttagaTCTTTTATATTGATTCACACTGTAGGCTGTATGCTGCATTGGTCATTGAACTGATCTAGCCCTGTCTCAGACGCGTAACTAGTCTGTTAATTAACAGTCAGGGtctttaaaaaagattttttaaataatacaggattCCCCTCTCAGCAGATATCagaatttttcatttatttaggcTGAAGTTCAAAATCATGCAAAAGGTCTTCCAGAAACTGATTTAAATCCTTTTATAGAGCAGACTTAgctaacaaatgtattttaatgtccCTTCAGTGGTGTAGTGTTACACGAGTTAATCAGTGGGCAATACGCGAGACCATTATTATCACCATGAAGAGACGCTGGCGAACCACTGCCAACTTTTCTCAAGCAAGGATAATCTTTGTAATGAAACAATTAAATGAATTTGTATGTCTGTAATCACCAGTTGCACATGACCAGGCGTAAAGCTGTAATCTAT
Encoded proteins:
- the LOC113587694 gene encoding cornifelin homolog B-like, whose product is MATKMVIQQPRPLVVAAASDQWSTSICECDSVNECCFSVWCFPCFACIAARDHGECLCLPLLDTFGLIPPITLSMRVSLRRRYGIKDTICNDCVYAFFCGPCSWCQIRREMKARLHPVTLLNNRPTG
- the LOC113587680 gene encoding cornifelin homolog B-like, with product MATKMVIQQPKPLVVAPGSDQWSTSICECDTVNDCCFALWCFPCFACITARDHGECLCLPLLDAFGLIPPITMSMRVSVRRTYGIEDSLCNDCVYACCCGPCSWCQIRRELKARHHPVTLFHNRAK